A region from the Canis lupus dingo isolate Sandy chromosome 9, ASM325472v2, whole genome shotgun sequence genome encodes:
- the NT5C gene encoding 5'(3')-deoxyribonucleotidase, cytosolic type isoform X1: protein MAAARARRARPVRVLVDMDGVLADFEAGLLRGFRRRFPGEPHVALEERRGFLAREQYRALRPDLADKVASVYEAPGFFLDLEPIPGALEALQEMNNMQDTEVFICTSPLMKYEHCVGEKYRWVENHLGPQFVERIILTRDKTMVLGDLLIDDKDTIRGQEETPRWEHILFTCCHNQHLALPPTRRRLLSWSDNWREIIDSKRGAEIVESC from the exons ATGGCGGCGGCGAGGGCGCGGCGCGCGCGGCCCGTGCGGGTGCTGGTGGACATGGACGGCGTGCTGGCCGACTTCGAGGCGGGCCTCCTGCGGGGCTTCCGCCGCCGCTTCCCCGGGGAGCCGCACGTGGCCCTGGAAGAGCGCCGCGGCTTCCTCGCCCGCGAGCAGTACCGAGCCCTGCGACCCGACCTGGCG GACAAAGTGGCCAGTGTGTATGAAGCCCCAGGCTTTTTCCTAGACTTGGAGCCTATCCCTGGAGCCTTGGAAGCCCTGCAGGAGATGAACAACATGCAGga CACCGAGGTCTTCATCTGCACCAGCCCCCTGATGAAGTATGAACACTGTGTGGGTGAGAAG TACCGCTGGGTGGAGAATCACCTGGGCCCCCAGTTTGTGGAGCGCATTATCCTGACAAGGGACAAGACGATGGTCTTGGGGGACCTGCTCATTGATGACAAGGACACCATTCGAG GCCAAGAGGAGACCCCAAGATGGGAGCACATCTTGTTCACCTGCTGCCACAACCAGCACCTAGCCCTACCCCCAACGAGGAGACGGCTGCTCTCCTGGAGTGACAACTGGAGGGAGATCATAGACAGCAAGCGGGGGGCCGAAATAGTGGAGAGTTGCTGA
- the NT5C gene encoding 5'(3')-deoxyribonucleotidase, cytosolic type isoform X2: MAAARARRARPVRVLVDMDGVLADFEAGLLRGFRRRFPGEPHVALEERRGFLAREQYRALRPDLADKVASVYEAPGFFLDLEPIPGALEALQEMNNMQDTEVFICTSPLMKYEHCYRWVENHLGPQFVERIILTRDKTMVLGDLLIDDKDTIRGQEETPRWEHILFTCCHNQHLALPPTRRRLLSWSDNWREIIDSKRGAEIVESC; encoded by the exons ATGGCGGCGGCGAGGGCGCGGCGCGCGCGGCCCGTGCGGGTGCTGGTGGACATGGACGGCGTGCTGGCCGACTTCGAGGCGGGCCTCCTGCGGGGCTTCCGCCGCCGCTTCCCCGGGGAGCCGCACGTGGCCCTGGAAGAGCGCCGCGGCTTCCTCGCCCGCGAGCAGTACCGAGCCCTGCGACCCGACCTGGCG GACAAAGTGGCCAGTGTGTATGAAGCCCCAGGCTTTTTCCTAGACTTGGAGCCTATCCCTGGAGCCTTGGAAGCCCTGCAGGAGATGAACAACATGCAGga CACCGAGGTCTTCATCTGCACCAGCCCCCTGATGAAGTATGAACACTGT TACCGCTGGGTGGAGAATCACCTGGGCCCCCAGTTTGTGGAGCGCATTATCCTGACAAGGGACAAGACGATGGTCTTGGGGGACCTGCTCATTGATGACAAGGACACCATTCGAG GCCAAGAGGAGACCCCAAGATGGGAGCACATCTTGTTCACCTGCTGCCACAACCAGCACCTAGCCCTACCCCCAACGAGGAGACGGCTGCTCTCCTGGAGTGACAACTGGAGGGAGATCATAGACAGCAAGCGGGGGGCCGAAATAGTGGAGAGTTGCTGA